The genomic DNA GTATCCCACCATTTTTTAAATACAAACGGAAGCATCACAAGCTTTCCATGCCAAAAAAGAATTACGCAAGGCTCTTTTGAGATACTTTTGCCTTTAAACTCTTTTTTACAAGTTATATATATGATATGCATAATAGATATGATTGACAACTCGACAAATTTGATAAAAAATTTATCTTTAAATGATTTGACCATATAAAACCATTCTTTTTGGATCCGTAATTTTTACTTTTAGTATCTTTCCAAGTAACTCTTCGCTGCCATTAGTTTGCACCAAAAAGTTGTTAAATGTACGCCCTGCTACGCTACTGTTTGCTCTAAGTTCTTCAAAATATACCTCATGAATAGAGTTTTTTTGAGCTTTTACAATCTCATCTAAAATTTCAGTATGCCTAGCTTGAAGCGTACTTAAGCGCCTACTTGCTATATCGCTATTTACTTGATTCGTCATACTTGCAGCAGGAGTTAGCGGACGAGATGAGTATTTAAATGAAAACATCTGTTCAAATTTGATGCTTTCTACAACACTCATAGTATCGGCAAAATCCCTATCGCTTTCACCTGGAAACGCTACTATGATATCTGTAGAAATAGTAACATCGGAGCAAATCTCTCTTAATTTTAAAGCGCGATCCAAAAACCACTCTTTCGTGTATCCTCTTTTCATAGCTTTTAAAATCTCATTTGAGCCGCTTTGCAAAGGCATATGCATGGATTTACAAATTTTAGGATTTGTGCTAAATTCTTTTAAAAACTTATCATCCATGTGCAGCGGATGAGGACTGGTAAAACGAATTCTCTCTACGCCATCAACTTCGCTTATTAAATTTAAAAGGTCGCTAAAATCTATCTTTTCATGAGTTCCTGAAAATCTTTTACCGTAATTATTTACATTTTGACCAAGCAAAAATATCTCTTTTGCGCCAGAAGAAGCTGCTTTTCTCACCTCTTTTAAAATAATATCTTTTGGAATGCTTATCTCATCGCCTCTGGTTTGTGGAACAATGCAATAAGTACATTTTTTATCACAACCTATCATAATATTTACAAAGCTCTTATAAGGACTTGAGCGAAAATCTCCAAAAGCATACTCGCTCTCATCGTGATTTATATCTACGCTTACGAATTTTGGAGTATTAAGCGCTGTTGTTATTTTAGATATATTTCTAGCGCCAAGAACGAAATCTACATATGGAGCGCGCTTAAAAACTTCACTTCCAAGGTGACTTGCAGTGCAACCGCAAACTCCTATCTTTGCCCCTTTTTTCTTAGCTTTTTCGTATGTTCCGACCTCGCTAAAAAGCTTATGAACCGGTTTTTCTCTAACTGAGCAGGTATTTATGAGTATGAGATCAGCATCCTCAATAATATTAGTAACTTCGTAATTTTCTTTTTGACTTAGTTCGGCAATGATATGCTCACTATCGCGAACATTCATCGCGCAACCTAAAGTCTCTATAAACAGTTTCTTTTTGACACTCAAAGGATATGCACCTCATACATATAGTCATTTTCATCAAGTCCGTATCTAACTGTACGGTGATAGACGCTAAGTCCTCTTTCTTCAAAATATTCTACTAAAGCTATCAGCTCTTTGTGCGAATTATCTTTATCGAAATAAAAAATTTTGCCGCCATCTTTGCCTATAGCTGCTTCTATTTTATCTAAACTTATTGTTTTTGGCTTATTATCAAGTTCTGTTCTGGCTAGCTTTAACTCCATTTTCCGTCCTTTTTTACTGTTTTAAGCTGGTGAGTATATCAAAATTGCGATAAAAATTCGTTTAAATTTGAAAATACCGGAATTTGATAACATTAATTTTAAA from Campylobacter fetus subsp. fetus includes the following:
- the miaB gene encoding tRNA (N6-isopentenyl adenosine(37)-C2)-methylthiotransferase MiaB, producing MSVKKKLFIETLGCAMNVRDSEHIIAELSQKENYEVTNIIEDADLILINTCSVREKPVHKLFSEVGTYEKAKKKGAKIGVCGCTASHLGSEVFKRAPYVDFVLGARNISKITTALNTPKFVSVDINHDESEYAFGDFRSSPYKSFVNIMIGCDKKCTYCIVPQTRGDEISIPKDIILKEVRKAASSGAKEIFLLGQNVNNYGKRFSGTHEKIDFSDLLNLISEVDGVERIRFTSPHPLHMDDKFLKEFSTNPKICKSMHMPLQSGSNEILKAMKRGYTKEWFLDRALKLREICSDVTISTDIIVAFPGESDRDFADTMSVVESIKFEQMFSFKYSSRPLTPAASMTNQVNSDIASRRLSTLQARHTEILDEIVKAQKNSIHEVYFEELRANSSVAGRTFNNFLVQTNGSEELLGKILKVKITDPKRMVLYGQII
- a CDS encoding HP0268 family nuclease, with amino-acid sequence MELKLARTELDNKPKTISLDKIEAAIGKDGGKIFYFDKDNSHKELIALVEYFEERGLSVYHRTVRYGLDENDYMYEVHIL